A stretch of the Archangium violaceum genome encodes the following:
- a CDS encoding response regulator — protein MYVEDDPDIREALQEVLEAAGYHVTVAATAGEGLETLRRERFHLVITDYNLPDFDGARMLAQAAESGLLNCESLVLTGASHLDGTAGYRVIRKPIDVDKFLFRIHEILAPVRDRELVRTKENLQRTQQKEEGVRGVRVDLTLYISEASPASLRALRNLEKLLANYERSQVRLAVVDLSKERPPSFDEDRIAFTPTLVKRFPAPRAYYLGTLDQFQAVTDLLNDAQVARKR, from the coding sequence ATGTACGTCGAGGATGACCCGGACATCCGCGAGGCACTTCAAGAAGTGCTCGAGGCGGCCGGCTACCACGTCACGGTCGCGGCGACGGCGGGCGAAGGGCTCGAGACGCTTCGCCGCGAGCGGTTCCACCTCGTCATCACCGACTACAACCTCCCGGACTTCGACGGAGCCCGCATGCTGGCCCAGGCCGCCGAGAGCGGCCTGCTCAACTGCGAGTCCCTCGTCCTCACGGGGGCTTCCCACCTCGATGGCACGGCGGGCTACCGCGTCATCCGCAAGCCCATCGACGTGGATAAGTTCCTCTTCAGGATCCATGAAATCCTCGCTCCGGTGCGCGACCGAGAACTGGTTCGGACCAAGGAGAACCTGCAGCGCACCCAACAGAAGGAGGAGGGTGTCCGGGGCGTGAGGGTCGATCTCACGCTCTACATCAGCGAGGCCTCTCCCGCCTCGCTGCGCGCACTCCGCAACCTCGAGAAGCTGCTCGCGAACTATGAGCGGTCGCAGGTCCGGCTCGCCGTCGTGGACCTCTCGAAGGAGCGCCCCCCCTCGTTCGACGAGGACCGGATCGCCTTCACCCCCACGCTCGTCAAGCGCTTTCCCGCGCCACGAGCCTATTACCTGGGAACCCTGGACCAGTTTCAGGCAGTCACCGATCTGCTCAACGACGCGCAGGTCGCACGGAAGAGATGA
- the ftsZ gene encoding cell division protein FtsZ: MDQFDQNKQAAKIRVVGVGGAGCNAVNTMIMAKLERVDFIAANTDVQALAANKAPVRLQIGQTLTKGLGAGANPEMGREAALESRDQIASMLEGADMVFVTAGMGGGTGTGAAPIIADIAKSLGCLTVGVVTKPFLFEGNKRRKQAEQGLVELKAAVDTLITIPNQRLLTLSNAPMPLLETFKRADEVLLNAVQGISDLIQYHGYINVDFADVKTIMSDKGLALMGTGHSSGDKRALNAMQQAISSPLLEDISIDGATGLLINITGGRDMTLQEVNEALTLVHDAADPDAEIIFGSLIDDNIQDEVKITIIATGFVSRDAKVRQPAQVVQVPVVTRPSPVSLNVAREEVASLVPAKAGVRSMPSVESRSLSGRTAVVKDAALPLDEDQFDIPTFLRRQGQTEMP, translated from the coding sequence ATGGACCAGTTCGACCAGAACAAGCAGGCCGCAAAGATTCGTGTCGTCGGCGTCGGTGGCGCTGGCTGTAACGCGGTCAACACGATGATCATGGCGAAGCTTGAGCGGGTCGACTTCATCGCCGCCAATACGGATGTTCAGGCCCTGGCTGCGAACAAGGCTCCCGTGCGGCTGCAGATCGGTCAGACCCTGACCAAGGGCCTGGGCGCCGGCGCCAACCCGGAGATGGGCCGCGAGGCCGCGCTCGAGTCGCGCGATCAGATCGCCTCCATGCTCGAGGGCGCGGACATGGTCTTCGTGACCGCCGGCATGGGTGGCGGCACCGGTACGGGCGCGGCTCCCATCATCGCGGACATCGCCAAGAGCCTGGGCTGCCTCACCGTGGGCGTGGTCACCAAGCCCTTCCTCTTCGAGGGCAACAAGCGCCGCAAGCAGGCGGAGCAGGGCCTCGTGGAGCTCAAGGCCGCGGTGGACACCCTCATCACCATCCCCAACCAGCGGCTGCTCACGCTCAGCAACGCGCCCATGCCGCTGCTGGAGACCTTCAAGCGCGCCGACGAGGTGCTCCTCAACGCCGTTCAGGGCATCTCCGACCTCATCCAGTACCACGGCTACATCAACGTGGACTTCGCCGACGTGAAGACCATCATGAGCGACAAGGGCCTGGCGCTCATGGGCACCGGCCACTCCTCCGGCGACAAGCGCGCTCTCAACGCCATGCAGCAGGCCATCTCCAGCCCGCTGCTCGAGGACATCTCCATCGACGGCGCCACCGGCCTGCTCATCAACATCACGGGCGGCCGCGACATGACCCTCCAGGAGGTCAACGAGGCGCTCACGCTGGTGCACGACGCGGCCGATCCGGACGCGGAGATCATCTTCGGCTCGCTCATCGACGACAACATCCAGGACGAGGTGAAGATCACCATCATCGCCACGGGCTTCGTGTCGCGCGATGCGAAGGTGCGTCAGCCGGCTCAGGTGGTGCAGGTGCCGGTCGTCACCCGTCCCTCGCCCGTGTCGCTGAACGTGGCGCGCGAGGAGGTGGCCAGCCTGGTGCCCGCCAAGGCGGGTGTGCGCTCCATGCCCTCGGTGGAGAGCCGCTCGCTGTCCGGCCGCACCGCGGTGGTGAAGGACGCGGCGCTGCCCCTGGACGAGGATCAGTTCGACATCCCCACCTTCCTGCGCCGCCAGGGTCAGACGGAGATGCCGTGA
- a CDS encoding amidohydrolase family protein: protein MNPRFVPLVHALAALVFHAALGCAHAPGPTASPPVVVLEGAHVFDGDAVSGPMTVVLEGERIRAVGPRGSLQVPAGARVVDYSGKTLIPGLIAAHSHVGNVSGVETGRRFYTRENITRQLARYAEYGVTTVNSLGLNPPLFYSLKRELNGNASGADLYGAGPGIGAPLGTPPARGMGLEDDQVARPETPEAARAAVQDMARQGADMVKLWVDSLGGSVPKLSPDIYRAAIDEAHRQGLRVFAHIHDLDDAKALVEAGVDVLGHGVRDAPVDDAFVQAMKARGVWYIATINLDEANYLYAEHPSWMDEPFFRAAVDPALQRRFDDATWRRETLASTGTEKSRKAVKLNQENLRTLHQAGVRIGFGTDSGAMPQRIPGFAEHRELELMTQAGLTPAQALRAATRDSAELLGLKDRGAIAPGLVADLVVLDADPTQDIRNTRAIHAVWRRGVQVTRPAAPLDGQTVRPR, encoded by the coding sequence ATGAACCCGCGCTTCGTTCCCCTGGTGCACGCCCTCGCGGCGCTCGTCTTCCACGCCGCCCTGGGCTGCGCGCATGCGCCAGGCCCGACCGCATCTCCCCCCGTGGTGGTCCTGGAAGGCGCACACGTGTTCGACGGCGATGCCGTGAGCGGACCGATGACCGTGGTGCTCGAGGGCGAACGCATCCGCGCCGTGGGGCCTCGCGGCTCGCTTCAGGTCCCGGCCGGAGCGCGCGTGGTCGACTACTCCGGCAAGACGCTCATCCCGGGGCTGATCGCGGCGCACTCCCACGTCGGCAACGTCTCGGGCGTGGAAACGGGGCGGCGTTTCTATACCCGTGAGAACATCACCCGGCAGCTGGCCCGGTACGCCGAGTACGGTGTGACGACCGTCAACTCTCTGGGCCTGAACCCGCCCCTGTTCTACTCCCTGAAACGAGAGCTGAACGGCAACGCCAGCGGTGCGGACCTCTACGGCGCGGGGCCGGGAATCGGAGCGCCCCTGGGCACGCCGCCTGCGCGAGGCATGGGCCTCGAGGACGACCAGGTCGCGCGTCCCGAAACGCCCGAGGCCGCGCGCGCCGCGGTCCAGGACATGGCCAGGCAGGGAGCCGACATGGTGAAGCTGTGGGTCGACAGCCTGGGCGGCTCGGTCCCCAAGCTGAGCCCCGACATCTACCGCGCCGCCATCGACGAGGCGCACCGCCAGGGCCTGCGGGTCTTCGCTCACATCCACGACCTCGATGACGCCAAGGCGCTGGTCGAGGCGGGTGTCGATGTGCTCGGCCATGGGGTGAGGGATGCGCCGGTGGATGACGCCTTCGTCCAGGCCATGAAGGCGCGCGGCGTCTGGTACATCGCCACCATCAACCTGGACGAGGCGAACTACCTCTACGCCGAGCACCCGTCCTGGATGGACGAGCCCTTCTTCCGCGCCGCGGTGGACCCAGCCCTGCAACGCCGCTTCGATGACGCCACGTGGCGGCGCGAGACGCTCGCCAGCACGGGCACCGAGAAATCGCGGAAGGCGGTGAAGCTCAACCAGGAGAACCTGCGCACCCTGCACCAGGCCGGTGTGAGGATCGGCTTCGGCACCGACTCGGGCGCCATGCCCCAGCGCATCCCCGGTTTCGCCGAGCACCGCGAGCTCGAGCTGATGACCCAGGCCGGCCTGACTCCCGCCCAGGCCCTGCGTGCGGCGACACGCGACTCGGCCGAGCTGCTGGGCTTGAAGGACCGGGGCGCCATCGCGCCGGGCCTGGTGGCGGATCTCGTGGTGCTGGACGCGGACCCAACCCAGGACATCCGCAACACCCGGGCCATCCATGCCGTCTGGCGGCGCGGCGTCCAGGTGACCCGCCCCGCCGCTCCGCTCGACGGGCAGACCGTCAGACCTCGATGA
- a CDS encoding zinc-dependent alcohol dehydrogenase family protein, with protein sequence MKAYELQKTGGIDAWVKVERPEPRPGPGQALVRIRAVSLNYRDLLIVEGRYMGPTSRPIIPVSDGAGEVVAVGAGVTRVKPGDRVAPTFFQTWTSGEPTADLRDKALGAGSTDGVLAEYVALDAEGLVHLPEHFSFEDGATLPCAAVTAWNALVPQGRLQAGQTVLAQGTGGVSIFALQLARLLGARVIITSSQDEKLERARALGAEGTVNYKKNPDWEEKVLELTGGKGVDHVIEVGGAQTLPKSIRASRSGGHIALIGLLSGSFGKPDPSVAESKNLQIENIFVGSRVMFEDMNRLILQHRMKPVIDRTFPFEEAREALRYLRDGAHFGKVVIEV encoded by the coding sequence ATGAAGGCGTATGAGCTGCAGAAGACGGGTGGCATCGACGCTTGGGTGAAGGTGGAGAGGCCCGAGCCCAGGCCCGGCCCGGGCCAGGCCCTGGTCCGTATCCGGGCGGTGTCCCTGAACTACCGGGACCTGCTCATCGTGGAGGGGCGCTACATGGGGCCCACCTCGCGTCCCATCATCCCGGTGTCGGACGGGGCCGGTGAGGTGGTCGCGGTGGGGGCGGGGGTCACCCGCGTGAAGCCCGGCGACCGCGTGGCCCCTACCTTCTTCCAGACCTGGACGAGCGGTGAGCCCACGGCGGATCTGCGGGACAAGGCGCTCGGCGCGGGGAGCACCGACGGCGTGCTGGCGGAGTATGTCGCCCTGGATGCGGAGGGGCTCGTGCACCTGCCGGAGCACTTCTCCTTCGAGGACGGAGCCACGTTGCCCTGCGCGGCGGTCACGGCGTGGAACGCGCTGGTGCCCCAGGGCCGGCTCCAGGCGGGTCAGACGGTGCTGGCCCAGGGCACGGGTGGCGTCTCCATCTTCGCGCTCCAGTTGGCCCGGCTGTTGGGAGCGCGCGTCATCATCACCTCCAGCCAGGACGAGAAGCTGGAGCGCGCCCGGGCGCTCGGCGCGGAGGGGACCGTCAACTACAAGAAGAACCCCGACTGGGAGGAGAAGGTCCTGGAGTTGACGGGAGGGAAGGGCGTGGACCACGTCATCGAGGTGGGCGGCGCGCAGACGCTCCCGAAGTCCATCCGCGCCTCACGCTCCGGTGGGCACATCGCCCTCATCGGCCTGCTCAGCGGGAGTTTCGGCAAGCCCGACCCTTCCGTCGCCGAGTCGAAGAATCTCCAGATCGAGAACATCTTCGTGGGCAGCCGCGTCATGTTCGAGGACATGAACCGGCTCATCCTCCAGCACCGGATGAAGCCCGTCATCGACCGGACCTTCCCCTTCGAGGAGGCGCGCGAGGCGTTGCGCTACCTCCGGGATGGCGCCCACTTCGGCAAGGTCGTCATCGAGGTCTGA
- a CDS encoding enoyl-CoA hydratase/isomerase family protein — protein MQPSSLLVEDRDDGVRVLTLSNPARRNALDDSLVARLDEALASAPGKVRAVLIRGAGGTFCSGYDLNLLAAPTEDRLPDDGLMACFSRLESLPLPSVALVQGWAFGAGFDLAAACDFRVGAEDVVFSMPPARLGIVYSPDGLTRTARLVGVARAKNLFLTARRLDGKEALAWGLLDECLPAADAETRALELCRTLAAQAPLAVAGMKETFRLLTRAALSDAERAHLREVRARAFASEDAREGRAAFLEKRTPRFRGQ, from the coding sequence GTGCAGCCATCCTCCCTGCTCGTCGAGGACCGGGACGACGGTGTCCGGGTCCTCACCCTGTCCAACCCGGCGCGGCGCAACGCGCTCGACGACAGCCTGGTGGCCCGGCTGGACGAGGCGCTGGCCTCGGCTCCCGGCAAGGTGCGCGCCGTGCTCATCCGGGGAGCGGGAGGGACCTTCTGCTCGGGCTATGACCTGAACCTGCTGGCGGCGCCCACCGAGGACCGCCTGCCGGATGACGGGCTGATGGCGTGCTTCTCGCGACTGGAGTCGCTCCCGCTGCCCAGCGTCGCGCTGGTGCAGGGGTGGGCCTTCGGAGCGGGCTTCGATCTGGCGGCCGCGTGTGACTTCCGGGTGGGAGCGGAAGACGTCGTCTTCAGCATGCCCCCGGCGCGGCTGGGCATCGTCTACTCGCCGGACGGGCTGACGCGCACGGCCCGGCTGGTGGGCGTGGCCCGCGCGAAGAATCTCTTCCTCACCGCTCGGCGGCTGGATGGGAAGGAAGCGCTGGCCTGGGGCCTGTTGGACGAGTGCCTCCCGGCCGCGGACGCCGAGACGCGCGCCCTGGAGCTGTGCCGGACGCTCGCCGCGCAGGCGCCCCTGGCGGTGGCGGGGATGAAGGAGACCTTCCGGTTGCTCACGCGGGCGGCGCTGTCCGACGCGGAGCGGGCGCACCTGCGCGAGGTGCGGGCCCGGGCCTTCGCCAGCGAGGACGCCCGGGAGGGCAGGGCGGCGTTCCTGGAGAAACGCACGCCCCGCTTTCGCGGCCAGTGA
- a CDS encoding biotin/lipoyl-binding carrier protein has translation MADVAAHITGTVWKIEVQVGQAVSAGDTLVILESMKMEMPVEAPESGTVKEIRCKESQPVNEGDVLVVLG, from the coding sequence ATGGCGGACGTGGCGGCGCACATCACCGGGACGGTGTGGAAGATCGAGGTGCAGGTCGGACAGGCGGTCTCCGCGGGGGACACGCTCGTCATCCTCGAGTCCATGAAGATGGAGATGCCGGTCGAGGCGCCCGAGAGCGGCACGGTGAAGGAGATCCGCTGCAAGGAGTCCCAGCCGGTCAACGAGGGCGACGTCCTCGTGGTGCTCGGGTAG
- a CDS encoding xylosidase: MTLGALLARPALVPESLLADNMPDPYVLRLSDTSPGGPETQGLWLIATSSNRPYAFRLYRWHEDRARFEAAEKEGHLLAVFPEGQLPAWWNQGEPVPTEPDLPEDLLLARWAPEIFEIGEQLVLFYTARDRQGVLRSAYATSRSIEGPWTDHGPLDVNPRVKELVPDYPGGPAGDNPVLGTIDGTVVPIEDGTGRERQALVVKVDGNALRWVEPCTGRSRTVPTPLVAREFTLGPDGTLHFVGSPNVILTDGPHHGGLVEGQFFVRENGQLYVIYSAGFFGNHEYHTYVGKLDDVLRGLVRDERLLMDSASPALGGAWNGPGHPSLVKEGEGLYSLYLHAWRSGTDYCAHGEARKVLRFHLSFRDEQGLPCEPFVVEDRQASRGASRVIEAA; this comes from the coding sequence TTGACGCTCGGTGCGCTCCTCGCGCGGCCAGCCCTGGTGCCCGAGTCGCTCCTCGCCGACAACATGCCGGACCCGTATGTCCTGCGGCTGTCGGACACGAGCCCGGGAGGGCCGGAGACGCAGGGGTTGTGGCTCATCGCCACCTCGAGCAATCGCCCCTATGCCTTCCGGCTCTACCGGTGGCATGAGGACCGGGCGCGGTTCGAGGCCGCCGAGAAGGAGGGGCATCTCCTGGCCGTGTTCCCCGAGGGCCAGCTGCCCGCGTGGTGGAACCAGGGCGAGCCGGTGCCGACCGAGCCGGACCTTCCCGAGGATCTCCTGCTCGCACGTTGGGCGCCGGAGATCTTCGAAATCGGAGAGCAGCTGGTCCTCTTCTACACCGCGCGCGACCGACAGGGCGTGCTGCGCAGTGCCTACGCCACGAGCCGCTCCATCGAGGGCCCCTGGACGGACCACGGGCCGCTGGACGTCAACCCGCGCGTGAAGGAGCTCGTCCCCGACTACCCGGGCGGGCCCGCCGGGGACAACCCGGTGCTGGGTACCATCGACGGGACCGTGGTGCCCATCGAGGACGGCACGGGGCGCGAGCGTCAGGCCCTGGTGGTCAAGGTGGACGGCAACGCCCTGCGCTGGGTGGAGCCGTGCACGGGCCGGTCGCGCACCGTCCCGACGCCGCTGGTCGCGCGGGAGTTCACGCTCGGGCCGGACGGGACGCTCCACTTCGTTGGTTCTCCCAACGTCATTCTCACCGACGGCCCCCATCATGGCGGGCTCGTCGAGGGACAGTTCTTCGTCCGGGAGAACGGGCAGCTCTACGTCATCTACAGCGCCGGCTTCTTCGGCAACCACGAGTACCACACCTACGTGGGCAAGCTCGATGACGTCCTGCGCGGCCTGGTCCGGGACGAACGTCTGCTGATGGACAGCGCGAGCCCCGCGTTGGGAGGGGCGTGGAACGGTCCGGGACACCCCTCGTTGGTGAAGGAGGGCGAAGGTTTGTACTCCCTCTATCTCCATGCGTGGCGGAGCGGGACCGACTACTGCGCCCATGGCGAGGCGCGGAAGGTGCTGCGCTTCCACCTGTCGTTCCGCGACGAGCAGGGCCTGCCGTGTGAGCCGTTCGTCGTCGAGGACCGGCAGGCCTCGCGCGGCGCGTCCCGAGTCATCGAGGCGGCCTGA
- a CDS encoding response regulator produces the protein MQIRILVVDDEQDNCDYLKLVLMREGYDVVTTTDPTKTVEILRSADFHLVILDMMMPVMSGTEVLEHIRKYDTDVAVIVATAYPTVDTAVASLKNQASDYVKKPMEPDQFLGAVRNALAKKGLSQDPEADLHRAIGRTIRDARKTQDLTLKQLARRTGLSVSLLSQIERAESSASISSLYKIASALQLRMGELFGDT, from the coding sequence GTGCAGATTCGTATCCTGGTGGTCGACGATGAGCAGGACAACTGCGACTACCTGAAGCTCGTCCTCATGCGCGAGGGCTATGACGTCGTCACCACGACGGATCCCACGAAGACGGTGGAGATCCTCCGCAGCGCCGACTTCCACCTCGTCATCCTGGACATGATGATGCCGGTGATGTCCGGCACCGAGGTCCTGGAGCACATCCGCAAGTACGACACGGACGTCGCCGTCATCGTGGCCACCGCCTACCCGACGGTGGACACGGCCGTGGCCTCGCTGAAGAACCAGGCCAGCGACTACGTGAAGAAGCCCATGGAGCCGGATCAGTTCCTCGGCGCCGTGCGCAACGCGCTCGCCAAGAAGGGCCTGTCGCAGGATCCCGAGGCCGACCTGCACCGCGCCATCGGCCGCACCATCCGCGACGCGCGCAAGACGCAGGACCTCACCCTCAAGCAGCTCGCGCGCCGCACCGGCCTGTCCGTGTCGCTGCTGTCGCAGATCGAGCGCGCCGAGTCCTCGGCCTCCATCTCGTCGCTGTACAAGATCGCCTCCGCCCTGCAGCTGCGGATGGGCGAGCTCTTCGGCGATACCTGA
- a CDS encoding FHA domain-containing protein gives MLKLIIEDDEGRKTVVPFVRDEITIGRQEGNTIRLTERNVSRRHARLVRQNGHVLVEDLGSYNGVRINGERIQGHAQLADGDLIQIGDYDLAVQREAAAQPPPQPPPQPQHQVGAPTIRLPAAALQAAMDELQAKAAQTEPDVPAARHEEEEEEDEAPTPTPSEQRRNSTAVIRMDQVEMNRPRRVSPVDAAEAPHLLVVSAELKGQEFACLRTEVRIGRTDDNDITIDHRSLSRTHAKIVREDSGEWRIIDMQSANGMAVNGESYAQAPLSHGDLIELGHVKLRFIGPGQSAEGLTHEGTSKGSKKGLVLALVGCVLLGVGGGVAWFLLGETPATPVVPPQPVAVEKKPRQAQPSNPAQARQEPASGAEKQPAGSSLPIEEKLQSARAAIDARDFDTAVATLESVQDAKGQRPTEAEELLKQARAEQESKHNIDQAQKEFDANRLPEAQKYLEASEGTLAFAEEHTALKEKVEAALETSAKSGTSKPPAGGTATGTARRPSTEQQVKQLYDDGVTLVRKQQLPEAESVLKKCIALEPNYAPCYLALGATVARRKRPDEGAQYYREFLRLAPDHEMAAGVKKLVADYEKSQKQPGGGK, from the coding sequence GTGCTGAAGCTCATCATCGAAGACGACGAGGGGCGAAAGACTGTAGTCCCCTTCGTGCGGGACGAGATCACGATCGGTCGTCAGGAGGGAAACACCATCCGCCTGACCGAGCGAAACGTGTCGCGTCGCCATGCACGCCTGGTGCGCCAGAACGGGCACGTACTGGTGGAGGACCTGGGCAGCTACAACGGGGTGCGCATCAACGGTGAGCGCATCCAGGGGCATGCCCAGCTCGCGGACGGAGACCTCATCCAGATCGGCGACTACGACCTGGCCGTGCAGCGCGAAGCCGCCGCCCAGCCCCCACCCCAACCTCCGCCCCAGCCGCAGCATCAGGTAGGCGCGCCCACCATCCGGCTGCCCGCGGCGGCCCTGCAGGCCGCCATGGACGAGCTGCAGGCCAAAGCCGCCCAGACGGAGCCGGACGTCCCCGCCGCCCGCCACGAGGAGGAGGAGGAAGAGGACGAGGCGCCCACACCCACTCCGTCCGAGCAGCGCCGCAACTCCACCGCGGTGATCCGGATGGATCAGGTGGAGATGAACCGGCCCCGCAGGGTGTCCCCGGTGGACGCGGCGGAAGCCCCGCACCTGTTGGTGGTGAGCGCCGAGCTCAAGGGGCAGGAGTTCGCCTGCCTCCGCACGGAGGTGCGGATCGGCCGCACCGACGACAACGACATCACCATCGACCACCGCTCGCTGTCGCGCACGCACGCCAAGATCGTCCGCGAGGACTCGGGCGAGTGGCGCATCATCGACATGCAGTCGGCCAACGGGATGGCCGTCAACGGTGAGAGCTACGCGCAGGCGCCGCTCTCGCACGGAGACCTCATCGAGCTGGGCCACGTGAAGCTGCGCTTCATCGGCCCGGGCCAGAGCGCCGAGGGACTGACGCACGAGGGGACTTCCAAGGGATCGAAGAAGGGGCTCGTGCTGGCCCTCGTGGGCTGCGTCCTGCTCGGCGTGGGCGGAGGCGTGGCCTGGTTCCTCCTGGGAGAGACCCCCGCCACCCCCGTTGTCCCGCCCCAGCCGGTCGCGGTGGAGAAGAAGCCACGGCAGGCGCAGCCGTCCAATCCGGCGCAGGCGCGCCAGGAGCCGGCATCCGGCGCGGAGAAGCAACCCGCCGGGTCCTCCCTCCCCATCGAGGAGAAGCTCCAGAGCGCCCGGGCCGCCATCGACGCGCGTGACTTCGACACGGCGGTGGCCACGCTCGAGTCCGTCCAGGACGCCAAGGGCCAGCGCCCCACCGAGGCCGAGGAACTGCTGAAGCAGGCCCGGGCCGAGCAGGAGTCGAAGCACAACATCGACCAGGCGCAGAAGGAGTTCGACGCGAACCGGCTCCCGGAGGCCCAGAAGTACCTCGAGGCCTCCGAGGGCACGCTCGCCTTCGCCGAGGAGCACACCGCGCTCAAGGAAAAGGTGGAGGCCGCGCTCGAGACGTCGGCGAAGTCCGGTACCAGCAAGCCTCCCGCGGGTGGCACGGCAACGGGCACGGCGCGCCGCCCCTCCACGGAGCAGCAGGTCAAGCAGCTCTACGACGATGGCGTGACGCTGGTGCGCAAGCAGCAGCTTCCCGAGGCCGAGTCCGTCCTGAAGAAATGCATCGCCCTCGAGCCCAACTACGCGCCCTGCTATCTCGCACTGGGCGCGACGGTGGCCCGGCGCAAGCGTCCGGACGAAGGCGCTCAGTACTACCGCGAGTTCCTACGACTCGCGCCCGACCATGAGATGGCCGCTGGCGTGAAGAAGCTGGTTGCCGACTACGAGAAGAGTCAGAAACAACCGGGAGGTGGCAAGTAG
- a CDS encoding acetyl-CoA carboxylase biotin carboxylase subunit, producing the protein MFKKLLIANRGEISRRINTVARGMGISTVAVYSDADAELPFVREADEAVRIGPAAAKDSYLNIPAILEAARSTGADAVHPGYGFVSENADFATACKAAGITFVGPPPEAMLRMKDKSQARKLVAAAGVPIVPGTEDVLPDVASALAAAERIGYPVLCKAAGGGGGIGMAAAKDAAELEKVFRQCTDRAKAAFGREGVYIERYFPAPRHIEVQILGDHHGHLIHCLERECSIQRRHQKVVEEAPSPLFADGRNAELSQKLFTAAIAAAKAFGYANAGTVEFLYSDGDIYFIEMNARLQVEHPVTELTTGLDLIGWQLRIAAGEKLTVKQEDVKRRGAALEFRIYAEDPVKFFPSPGPLKVYQPPTGEGVRLDSGYAEGNTVTPNYDPMIAKLIVSGATRAEAIERSIQALQGFRIEGIKTNIPLHLRILQEPVFRAGDLNTRFLEHHAKP; encoded by the coding sequence ATGTTCAAGAAGCTGCTCATCGCCAACCGGGGTGAGATTTCCCGGCGGATCAACACCGTGGCCAGGGGGATGGGGATCTCCACCGTGGCCGTGTACTCGGATGCGGACGCGGAGCTGCCCTTCGTGCGCGAAGCGGACGAGGCGGTGCGCATCGGGCCCGCCGCCGCCAAGGACAGCTACCTGAACATCCCCGCCATTCTCGAGGCGGCGAGGTCCACCGGCGCGGATGCGGTGCACCCCGGCTACGGCTTCGTCTCGGAGAACGCGGATTTCGCCACCGCCTGCAAGGCCGCCGGCATCACCTTCGTGGGTCCGCCGCCCGAGGCCATGCTGCGGATGAAGGACAAGAGCCAGGCGCGCAAGCTGGTGGCCGCCGCGGGCGTGCCCATCGTCCCCGGCACCGAGGACGTGCTCCCGGACGTGGCCTCCGCGCTGGCCGCCGCCGAGCGCATCGGCTACCCGGTGCTCTGCAAGGCCGCGGGCGGTGGCGGTGGCATCGGCATGGCCGCGGCGAAGGACGCCGCCGAGTTGGAGAAGGTCTTCCGTCAGTGCACGGACCGCGCGAAGGCCGCCTTCGGCCGCGAGGGCGTGTACATCGAGCGCTACTTCCCGGCTCCGCGCCACATCGAGGTGCAGATCCTCGGGGATCACCACGGTCACCTCATCCACTGCCTGGAGCGCGAGTGCTCCATCCAGCGCCGGCACCAGAAGGTGGTGGAGGAGGCTCCCTCGCCGCTGTTCGCCGACGGGCGCAACGCGGAGCTGTCGCAGAAGCTCTTCACGGCGGCCATCGCCGCGGCCAAGGCCTTCGGCTACGCCAATGCCGGCACGGTGGAGTTCCTCTACTCGGATGGCGACATCTACTTCATCGAGATGAACGCCCGGCTCCAGGTGGAGCACCCGGTGACGGAGCTGACCACGGGGTTGGATCTCATCGGCTGGCAGCTGCGCATCGCCGCTGGCGAGAAGCTCACCGTGAAGCAGGAGGACGTGAAGCGGCGTGGGGCGGCGCTCGAGTTCCGCATCTACGCGGAGGACCCCGTGAAGTTCTTCCCCTCGCCGGGCCCGCTCAAGGTGTACCAGCCGCCCACGGGCGAGGGCGTGCGCCTGGACTCGGGCTACGCCGAGGGCAACACCGTCACGCCGAACTACGATCCGATGATCGCCAAGCTCATCGTCTCGGGCGCCACGCGCGCCGAGGCCATCGAGCGCTCCATCCAGGCGCTCCAGGGCTTCCGCATCGAGGGCATCAAGACGAACATCCCCCTGCACCTGCGCATTCTGCAGGAGCCTGTCTTCCGCGCGGGGGACCTGAACACGCGCTTCCTGGAGCACCACGCGAAGCCGTAA